The stretch of DNA GACGCCGCCGGCCATATTTTTAGATTAAAATGGATACATAGATAGTTCCAGCGTACACAGATAAAAGAAAAAGACCACCACTCGTCGCTTTCCgactccgactcggtaatgtcctcctccgacgtctgagtgTAGGCGTCAGCAAGCTGCTTGTCTTCAAAGTCCCAACCCGACGTTTCTCATAACTTCAGTTTCAATTGAGCTGCCTGCTTCCCCGAACGCTTGCcctcccgataggcggctcgctccctcctcctcgcgtcccTCTCCAACCTTAATTACTTGTAGAACTGGCGCTCGTcgacgatgtcctgcgggaagcctcCGCGCCACACCACCAAAGCTTCCACGTCCTTCTCTTTgatggcgaggcgacgctgccgcctccggtggacacgacgatcctcgtcggtgaaaagccgcgggagaggcgccagatcctgcgcccgctggctcgacacgttgggaaaattcatatcccgacgaggcctcaggaggcgccacgcgGCCGCGTCGTGCGCGCGGGACACCTCCTCTGCGGTGCCGAGGATGAGACGTTTCTCGCGAAATCAGATCTCGGAGGAGAAGGCGCCGGagcggcgctcgcggactccgcgaAAATCCGAAGCGCCCAGGCGGCGGATCGACATGGTGGTGCAGAGGCGGCGAGAGTGGGCGGCGGACAGAGTGTGGAGGGAGCGTCTTCTTTATAACGAGCGCCGGTCGCGAAGCGCGCTGGAGCGCCAAAACCAGCATGCACTAGGCCGCTTTCCCCCcgcgcgcgaacctttcccgcgcgTTGGAGCACCAAAATCAGGACGACGTCATAATCTTAAACGCGCGCGGTCATGAAATGGATCGGCCCATTGGGCGCATTGCCGACCCAAAACTAAAAGAGGGCGGACGGctggcgggcggccgacccaaacggacaaaaacaccgtccgtttggatcggcccgttggagttgctcttattgtATATGTTCTTATTAGTGTAACAATAATGATTGATAATTTTCATGCGAATCGGAATAGCAGTGCTTCTTCGTTAATAAGTACACCATTTGGCGTTCAATATATTTTTTACACAGGTCAAATGTTTTCTTTGACAATGAACAGATATGTTTTATttctttcttcatttttttaaCATTGGTTTTCCGATACACATAGACCTGTACCCTCTAGATCGGTGCCTTTGAATCGAACAAGGATGGAAAACGGGAACTTGTCTTCGATCTCTGGTCCAGCGTGCCGGTCACCCTgagcaaaaactccaaaataactgCAGTTGGCATGCCGCATCTCGTTTGTCCTGTTCCCCAGATTCTCAATCTCTCGTTCAAAACGAGCATCTGTCTTGGAATCCAACTTGTGCTTCTCCTCCAACCCCATCGTAGCACGCAGAACGCCACGACACCCATCGACTCCACCATGGCGCCGGGAGAAGCAAACGCGGCCACCGCCGGCGgcccgtcccgccgccgccgccgccgcgtgctgCTCTTCCCGCTCCCGTACCAGGGCCACATCACCCCCATGTTCCAGCTCGCGGGCCTCCTCCACGCGCGGGGCTTCGCCGTCACCGTCTTCCACGCCCGCTTCAACGCGCCCGACCCGTCCCGCCACCCGGCCTACCACTTCGTCCCCGTCCCCGAGGGCCTGCCGGCGGCCGGCCCCGGCACGATCGTGGAGACCCTCGAGCACATCCTCGCCCTCAACGGCTCCCTCGAGGCGCCGTTCCGGGAGCGCCTGGCCGCGCTGCTGGAGCCTCCCGGCGCCCGGGACGAGGTCGCGTGCCTGGTCGCCGACGCGCACCTGCTGACCCTCGTGGGCGTGGCGCGGCGGCTGGCCGTGCCGGCGCTGGTGCTGCGCACCGGCAGCGCCGCCTGCTTCCGCAACTTCGTGGCCAACCCCATGCTCTGCGACAGGGGCTACCTCCCGGTGAGCGCGGAGTCGCAGCTGGACGCGCCGGTGAGGGAGCTGCCGCCGTACCGCGTCCGGGACCTGATGGGCGCCGACAGCAGAAGCCGTCACGCGCACGATCTCATGTGCAAGCTGCTGTCCCGGGCGGTCGAGGCGGTGCGGAGCTCGGCGGGGTTCATCCTCAACACCTTCGACGCGCTGGAGGCCGCCGACCTGGCGGCGACCCGGCGAGACCTCGCCGCCGTGCCGGTGTTCGACGTCGGCCCGCTCCACAAGCTCTCCCCGGCGTCGTCCAGCAGCCTCCTGCAGCAGGACCGCTCCTGCCTCGACTGGCTGGACGCGCAGGCCCCGGCGTCCGTGCTGTACATCAGCTTCGGCAGCCTGGCGAGCATGAGCGGCGAGGACCTGGCCGAGGCGGCGTGGGGCGTGGCCAACAGCGGCCAGCCGTTCCTGTGGGCGCTCCGGCCGGGCCTCGCCCGCGGCGCCGCCCTGCCCGACGGGTTCGCCGCGGCGACGGAAGGACGTGGGCTGGTCGTGAGCTGGGCGCCGCAGGAGGAGGTGCTGGCGCACGGCGCCGTGGGCGGGTTCTGGACGCACGGCGGGTGGAACTCGGCGCTGGAGGGCGCGTGCGGGGGCGTGCCGATGCTCTGCCGGCCCTGCTTCGGCGACCAGATGGGCAACGCGAGGCACGTGGAGCACGTGTGGCGCGCGGGCATCGCGCTGGACGGCGGCGGCGTGCTCGAGCGGGGAGCGGTGGAGGCGGCCGTCCGGCGGCTGATGCGGGGCGAGGATGGGGAGGGGATGAGGGGCCGTGCCCGGGAGCTCCGGAGCAGGGCGGCCGCGGCCGTCGCCGATGGCGGGTCGTCCCGGCTCAGCGTCGACAAGCTGGTGAACCACATCCTGTCGCTGTGAAGTCCCGTGTCAGACCCCGTAGGTAGTACTCCGTACTCTGTAGTCTGTTTCTGGGCCACGAGCCCACACGTGTTTTGTTTGTCCGGATCTGCTTCTATGTAGTCTAGAATAAGTTGTCAAAAACCATCGCAATTTGCCCCCGACAATGCCAAAAACCATCGTCTTCATAAAAGTTCACGGAAAACACCGTTTTTTGGGATTTTTTTTTGCCAAAACCTGACCGGTGGGGCCGTTGTCAGTGCTGATGTGGCAGTTGACTGGAGACGGCCGCATCATGTTTGACGTGTTAAAACTGACGTGGCATTAGTCTGCTCCACGTGTCATATATAGTAAGCCTTGTCATTTTTTATTTAAAGCTAAGCCTTGTCTTGTTGGTCTCTCCTTGTTCCGCCATCCCTCCCCGGGCAGAGTGAATCCACCATAGGCGGGAGACGCGTCATGCTTGTGCGCGCTCGACTGCACCCTGGGCCTGTGGCGAAGCTAGACAGGATATTCAGGGGGGCCAAACACAAATTATGCATGTTTGGAGGGGCTAAAGGCTCTAATTTTTCTAATCTAAGCTGGCTCTAAAGAAATTTCTTCNNNNNNNNNNNNNNNNNNNNNNNNNNNNNNNNNNNNNNNNNNNNNNNNNNNNNNNNNNNNNNNNNNNNNNNNNNNNNNNNNNNNNNNNNNNNNNNNNNNNNNNNNNNNNNNNNNNNNNNNNNNNNNNNNNNNNNNNNNNNNNNNNNNNNNNNNNNNNNNNNNNNNNNNNNNNNNNNNNNNNNNNNNNNNNNNNNNNNNNNNNNNNNNNNNNNNNNNNNNNNNNNNNNNNNNNNNNNNNNNNNNNNNNNNNNNNNNNNNNNNNNNNNNNNNNNNNNNNNNNNNNNNNNNNNNNNNNNNNNNNNNNNNNNNNNNNNNNNNNNNNNNNNNNNNNNNNNNNNNNNNNNNNNNNNNNNNNNNNNNNNNNNNNNNNNNNNNNNNNNNNNNNNNNNNNNNNNNNNNNNNNNNNNNNNNNNNNNNNTCATGCCTGGCGACGCACCTGTGGGATGATGCACACGAGATGCTCCATGGAATGCCACTAAGGAGATGAGAGAGAGGGAAAATGAAGATCTGACAGGTTATCCCTTCATCCACTTAACGGAGCAATCAAATGGTGTGACATTTCCCACATCAGTACTGATGATGCGGCCCACCGGTCAGATTTCATGTCAAAACATGATCAATCGTCATTTTAgtgttttaagcaaacaactactCAAAATCGGTGTTTTTTCACAAACTTTTATGAAAACGGTGGTTTTTGGTACCGCCAGACGCAATTATGGAGGTTTTTGGCAATTTACTCTGTCTATATACGAGAGGCATCTTCACAAAACGTTCAGACCACATTGTCCGAACGCAGTTTGGCATCCAACGCCGTCCCACATTGGCCTCATACCAGTCGCTTGTCTGTTTTCCCACTATCCGAAAGCAAACTAGAGGCTTCGGTGGGAGTGTGGATCGCCGCCAAGTAGTACTCTGACACCTCCGACCCACCCAAAACCGTACTCGGACCCATGTCTTCACCCCTTCCTTCTTTCTTTGCATCCGGTTCCTCCCTAAACGTCGCTGCAACTCTACCACCCTGGCTTCCCGCCAAGCCCTTCCCTGTATCTCCGTCGCTCCACCCGGCCGCCATGCGGCTTCGTCCGCGCCGTCGGTCCACACCCGTCGTCAATCCGTTGTGTATGTATCATCGGCCCTTACGGGGGGTCACCACGTGTCCACACCCAACAAGTGTTTGGTGAAATTCGAGCGCTAATTTTTTGTCCCTTCTTTGAAATAATGGATTCGTGCATGTGTACGACCACTATATTGAGGTTTTCGACGACTTGTCCAGCGAGAACGATTGTGTAGATGAAATGAAAGGAGGATTATGCAGATGAAATGACAATGAccgaagggtctatctatttacttttacatTGTGTCATCATCTTCCTAGAGCACCAACTTAGGGACAATAGTTATCATTCTTAGTTTAACATGGATTCTGTCTAAGCAACATTAGGTGATgcatcaatatatgatcttttatGCTAAATCATAATATATAGTCACTACTTGAACTTTTTTCGTGTCTTGCATTTATGGATTGCTTCACAAAAGTACAGCGGGATGATATATTGTTATATTGCATCATGCCCACTTTGATCATGTTGGTGTTTGAGACGATTTATTATAATTTGCTAGTTGATTAAAATCTTATCATAAGAGAACATAATTGTTAAGCTTTTGTTATTCATGCGGTTACTCTCATAAGATAGATGTAAAGTAATCATTGACTAAATTTCTGTGCATACACCTACAAAAGTGTTCGTAAAAGTTTTCTTCGTTGCATCAGTTTGTGAACCGAATTGCTGGAGGACAAGAAGCAAGTTTGAGGGAGCTGATGCGTCTCATACATATCGACTACCCCGAGCACTTATGATATGTTTTGtcctctaacttgcataatttgaataaaactggaGCCAGAGGTGCTTGTGGGGCCCATGGGCCCACCCTTGTTGCACGGGGCCCATGGGGTACCACTGTAGTGCCTCCCGatgtgtaacaccctggatgtaatttaccttatatgtatcccaactcttgccgttttcggcactaagttattttatttcctcggtgtcgggtttttgtcttcgtgtgttgttgtctttgtcatgcatctcatatcatgtcttcatatgcattgcatttgcatacgtgttcgtctcatgcatccgagcattttccccgttgtccgttttgcattccggcgctcctatgtcctccgatggtcctttctacctcttttcgtgtgtgggggttaaacatttccggattagaccgagacttgtcatgcggccttggtttactaccggtagaccgcctgtcaagtttcgcaccatttggactttgtttgatactccaacggttaaccgaggaaccgaaaaggcctcatgtgtgttgcagcccaacacctctccaaactggcccaaaacccatctaaacctctcccatcatctagagcgtttgatcacgatcgcgtggccgaaaaccgcacctcatttggagcttcctagctccctctacctctataaatagacccccttccgaaatcccgggtctcctcttccccgaaaccctaaaaacccCATCTCCacgccggacaatgtccgtccTGGTCCggacagccgccgccgccgcccgcggccactgaGGCCTCGCCACCtgtccctccgccgccgcggcccgcccggcccacggTCGGCCCTCCCGGCCAGCGACCGGGCCGAGCCGCCTCGCCTGTGCCCCGCCGCCTACCTCCGCCCGACGCCGCCCGCGACGGCCGCCGCGTCCCTCGCCGGTGTCGACAACGGCCACCGTCGCCCGTTCTGGCCGGCCTCAGCTCCGGCGACTACCGCCTCATCTCGCCTCCGCCGCCCCACTCCGCGTCGGCGATCGCCGCGCCGCGCCCGATGATCGCCGCGCCCTCGCCGTCCCTCGGGTTCCCTGACTTCCCCACGCCGGAGAGCCTTGCCGGCCGCCGTCGCCTCTCCATTTTCGGCGAGTTCCGCCGCCACCTCGTCGACCGTgccgatctggatccagatctgagtTTGAGGGTCGACTTTTTCATCCTCGAACCCTAATTgttttgcaaactttggcatgtcataactctctcatcgtagatccgatttgtgcgtgtagcatatcaaaatgtttgcctcgacgagtacatcatttcatctcattgcatcattttcatttgagctcatcttgatgcccgaaatgctgttggaagagggctatgtgatgaatttgtcagatccgtttcagcaaatagccttttgtcatttttgccatgattaatgtgtgcatgctatgatcctgagctctacatgtgttttgttatatgccatgtcatctttacaggggtgcttgccatgtatttttgtgatatttgtggtgactagcacaagcttgcaaagtagcgtaatcggtaatgctaatttcagggaattagaatttcactaagtccgtgttctgtttttgttgttatgccatatgttcatgttgtttcctagtgatccgtgcctcttttgatgatgatcactaaggatgttttgtttacattgtggtgttctatccatccatgtttttgtttgcatttatggagcagactagcttgagtcaatcgagctctacttttgctataaaatgatcatggcagattgttgacatgtttagcgattttgccgaggatgttgctattgatccgtgcatgctatgttgttgttcttgccatgtatagcttctatgctatgtcttcttgatgggtgtatgattagtttgtcatgccttgctctgtagtgagtgcatcgagctcataagcaTGCCTACTCgtcaactgttttgcatgctccagtttttcactaagtctgaatctgtttgtgtttttgttatgttcacatgcttgcaattgtactttctgatcccttttggctcaaggtcactaagggacttttgttaagtgctttgagtagcttcatgccatgccttgatttgccatgttaagttcctgtagaatgtagttttcatgctctaaagtgtgcttcctaatgataaattccagacttgtgttaatttcactaagtctgaaacctgttatcatttgcacttttgccatgcttgtttgaacctgttaatggatgaactagccgtagctcagtgtccatcttttg from Triticum dicoccoides isolate Atlit2015 ecotype Zavitan chromosome 6A, WEW_v2.0, whole genome shotgun sequence encodes:
- the LOC119314690 gene encoding DIMBOA UDP-glucosyltransferase BX8-like, which produces MAPGEANAATAGGPSRRRRRRVLLFPLPYQGHITPMFQLAGLLHARGFAVTVFHARFNAPDPSRHPAYHFVPVPEGLPAAGPGTIVETLEHILALNGSLEAPFRERLAALLEPPGARDEVACLVADAHLLTLVGVARRLAVPALVLRTGSAACFRNFVANPMLCDRGYLPVSAESQLDAPVRELPPYRVRDLMGADSRSRHAHDLMCKLLSRAVEAVRSSAGFILNTFDALEAADLAATRRDLAAVPVFDVGPLHKLSPASSSSLLQQDRSCLDWLDAQAPASVLYISFGSLASMSGEDLAEAAWGVANSGQPFLWALRPGLARGAALPDGFAAATEGRGLVVSWAPQEEVLAHGAVGGFWTHGGWNSALEGACGGVPMLCRPCFGDQMGNARHVEHVWRAGIALDGGGVLERGAVEAAVRRLMRGEDGEGMRGRARELRSRAAAAVADGGSSRLSVDKLVNHILSL